In the genome of Raphanus sativus cultivar WK10039 chromosome 4, ASM80110v3, whole genome shotgun sequence, one region contains:
- the LOC108848608 gene encoding ras-related protein RABA1c — MAGYRADDEYDYLFKVVLIGDSGVGKSNLLSRFTKNEFSLESKSTIGVEFATRSLNVDDKVIKAQIWDTAGQERYRAITSAYYRGAVGALLVYDVTRHSTFENVETWLKELRNHTDPNIVVMLVGNKSDLRHLVAVQTEDAKSFAEKESLCFMETSALESTNVEDAFAQVLTQIHGIVSKKAMEAASESANAPSKGDKIEIGKDVSAVKKAGCCSN, encoded by the exons ATGGCTGGTTACAGAGCAGATGATGAATACGATTACCTTTTCAAGGTTGTTCTCATCGGTGATTCTGGTGTGGGAAAGTCCAATCTGCTTTCACGATTCACCAAGAACGAGTTCAGCCTCGAGTCGAAATCCACGATCGGAGTCGAGTTCGCGACAAGGAGTTTGAATGTTGATGATAAAGTCATCAAAGCCCAGATTTGGGATACTGCTGGTCAAGAAAG gTACCGAGCCATCACTAGCGCGTATTACCGAGGCGCCGTTGGAGCGCTTCTTGTCTACGACGTAACCCGACACTCCACCTTCGAAAACGTGGAGACGTGGCTGAAAGAACTCAGAAACCACACCGATCCAAACATCGTAGTCATGCTCGTGGGCAACAAATCTGATCTCCGCCACCTCGTGGCTGTTCAGACAGAGGACGCCAAGTCATTCGCTGAGAAAGAATCTCTTTGCTTCATGGAAACCTCTGCTCTCGAGTCCACGAATGTCGAGGACGCTTTCGCCCAAGTTCTCACTCAGATCCACGGCATTGTGAGTAAAAAGGCAATGGAAGCAGCCAGCGAGTCAGCTAACGCTCCGTCAAAAGGAGACAAGATCGAGATCGGTAAAGATGTTTCTGCTGTCAAGAAAGCTGGATGTTGTTCAAACTAA